GAGCATCGCAGCGCGGACCATACCCGCCTCTCGACGCTCGAGCAGAATTTCAACGACGTGACGTGGTCGTTCGACAATGGCCGCCCGCAGATCAAGTCGGGCGACGGCCGCTTCACGATGGCGATCCGCGCCCGCTTCCAGGCCGACTTCGCCGGCTTCTCGCAGGACTCGACGCATCCGGCCGGCTTCGCCGGTCCGCGCGATCTGTCGACCGGCGCCGTGATGCGCCGCGCTTATATCGGCATCGAGGGCAAGGCCTATAACGACTTCGCCTACGAACTGCGCCTCAATGCCGGCGGCACGAACGGCGGCAGCGCCGGTGCCGGTGGCGTTCCGACCGCGGGTGAGGGCGATCCGCTGCTCAACAAGGCGGTCATCTCCTACACGGGCATCGCGAACACCCACGTCAATGTGGGCGTGATCGAGCCGTCCTTCATGTTCGAAGGCACGACGTCCTCGGCCTCGCTGATCTTCCTCGAGCGTCCCGAGATCGACAACATCGCCGCCGACTCCTTCGGCGCCGGCGACTCGCGCCGCGGTATCGAAGTCGGCTGGGCGCGCAGCGATGCGCTGTGGGCCGGCGACAACCTGACCGGCACGATCGCCTTCACCGGCGACAAGACGGGCTCGACCGCCAACCACGGCGCCGTCACCACCGACCAGCCGTCGGACGAAAAGAGCCAGCTCCTCGGGCGCGTCACGCAGCGCCTCTGGACGGACGGTCTGTCCAACGTCGTCATCGGCGCGAGCGGCGCGCATGTGTTCTATTCCGGCGACACGAGCACCGCGGGCGTCAACAACCCCAATGGCGGCTCGCAGACGATCAATCTCCAGGATCGTCCCGAGATTCGCGTCGACGGCACCCGCCTGATCAGCACGGGCGGCATCAACGCCAAGACGGCGGACATGTGGGCCCTCGATTTCGGCGCCAACTGGGAGAACTTCTTCCTCGGCGGCGAATACACGCAGTTCACCCTGGATCGCCTGACGGCGGCCGGCAGCAACGTCGTGAAGGACCATCCGACCTTCAGCGGCTGGTATGTCGAAGGTTCGTGGATCCTGACCGGCGAGACCAAGTCGTTCACCACCTCGGCGCTCAACAACGAGACCGGCGGCTTCCAGGCCCCGGTGGCGTCGCGGCCCTTCTCGTTCTCGGGCGACTCGTGGGGCGCCTGGGAACTCGCGGTCCGCTATAGCGACACCGACCTGAACTGGAACACCGCCGTCACGTCCGGCACGCATGCGGGTGTCGCCGGCGGCGACGAACGGGTCGTTGCCGTCGCGCTGAACTGGTACCTGAACCGCAACGTCCGCGTGATGATCGACGACAATATCGTCAAGGTGAACAAGGGCATTCTCGGCAATCTGCATCGCGACGACCAGGATCTGAACATCGTCGGCGTCCGCCTGCAGTTCGCCAACTAAGACCGTTTGGGGCAAAACCGGGAGAGGCCCAGAAAGCCTCTCCCAGACCGAAAGAGGATCACATGAAAATCTCTAGACTCATCACGGGCGCCGTTGCGGGGCTCGCCCTCGCGGCGACCGCGGCGGTCGCGGCCGGAAGCATCTCCGGCGCGGGCGCGACCTTCCCCTATCCGATCTATGCCAAATGGGCGTCGCTCTATAAGGGCGTGAGCGGCACGGGCCTGAACTATCAGTCCATCGGTTCGGGCGGCGGCATCGCGCAGATCAAGGCCAAGACGGTGACGTTCGGCGCGACCGACGCGCCGCTGTCGAAGGCGCAGCTCGACCAGGCCGGCCTGACCCAGTTCCCGACCGTGATCGGCGGCGTCGTGCCGGTGATCAACGTGCGCGGCGTGGGCAACGGCCAGCTCGTGCTGGACGGCAAGACCCTTGCCGACATCTATGCCGGCAAGATCGCGCGCTGGAGCGATCCGGCGATCAAGCGGCTGAACCCCGGCGCCAATCTGCCGGACCAGGCGATCGCGGTCGTCCATCGTTCGGACGCCTCGGGCACCTCGTTCATCTTCACGACCTTCCTGTCGCGCGTCAGCGGCGACTGGAAGTCCAATGTCGGCGCCGCGACTTCGGTCGACTGGCCGGTCGGCATCGGCGCGAAGGGCAATGAAGGCGTGGCCGGCAACGTCGCCCAGGCGGCGGGCGCCATCGGCTATGTCGAATACGCCTATGCCAAGCAGAACCACCTCAACGCGATCCGCATGATCAACAAGTCGGGCAAGACGGTCTCGCCGACCGTCGATGCGTTCAAGGCCGCTGCCGCGAACGCCGACTGGGCAGGCGCCGCGAACAACGGCTTCTACATCATCCTGGTCGACCAAGGCGGCGATGCGTCGTGGCCGATCACGGCGACGACCTACATCCTCGTCTACAAGCAGCCGGTCGACCCGGCCGCGACGGCCGAGACGCTGAAGTTCTTCAAATGGGCCTACGCGAATGGCGACGAAGCGGCGCTGGGCCTCGACTATGTCCCGCTCCCGCAGAACGCCGTCCAGGCGATCGAGGCCAGCTGGAAGCAGGTCCAGGGTTCCGGCTTCTAAGAGACCGGATTCGATGTTTGCGCCAGGGGCGGACGCAAGTCCGCCCCTGTTGCTTTTGGCCTGCCGGAGACCAGCGGCGGCGCCGCATGACCTGCTGGACGGCTGCACGAGACCGCGACCGGGGGTCGCAAGGGCAGAGGAGCCAGGCCAGCCCGCTTCGGCGGCCAGGCTGTCACAAGACCGCCAAGCCACAAAAAGCGGCCGGAAAGGCTACAGAGCGCCCAGCGGCGACGTTGCGCAGGGCTCTGGCCCAGCACGCTGGATGGCACGCAAGCCGATTAAGAAGCCAGCTTAAGGTCTTGCATGATAATATAACGCGCCTTATGTTATCAGAACTAAGGAATTGAGCCTTGAGCCTGATGACGGAATCCTTCGACCGCGACCTGCTGATCGTCCTGCACGATGTCGCCCGCACCCTGCGGACGCGATTCGACCAGAAGGCGCGCGCCAGCCACGCGATGACCCGGGCGCAGTGGGTGATCCTGTCGCGTCTCGATCGCCAGCCCGGGATGTCGCAGAACGAGCTCGCGACGATCTGCGAGGTGGAGCCGATCACCGTCGCGCGCCTGGTGGACCGTCTCGAAACGCGGGGGCTCGTCGAGCGCCGCAACGATCCGTCGGACCGCCGCATCCGCCGCCTTCACCTGCTGCCTGCGGCAAAGCCGATCCTTGAAACCATCGCCGCCACGCGCGAGTTCATGAACCAGCGCATCACCGCCGGCCTCGACGAGAAAACACGCGAGTCGTTGATCGACGCGCTGTTGGTGATCAAAGAGAACCTTGCAAACGAAGCCCTCGCAGAACCCACGCTGATCGAGGCTGGAGAATAGAAAGAACGACATGTCCGTGAGATCCGATTCCGTCAATTATGTCCCGCCCGGCACCGGGGGACGCATCCGCGATTGGCTCGGTGCCATCTGGGGCGACAGGGCGCGGCTGCGCCGCATCCTGATGTATTGGGGCGTGGGCCTTGTCGCCGCGATCGCCGCCCTCCTGTATTTCACCGGCGGGCGCTACGTCACCACGGACGACGCCTATGTCCATGCCGCCAAGCTGATGGTGTCGACCGACGTCTCGGGCCTCGTCCAGAC
The nucleotide sequence above comes from Rhizomicrobium sp.. Encoded proteins:
- a CDS encoding porin, which encodes MAGVAVVALVASADAGLAKSTPSYGDASAPASASSGPSNAELAARIDALEAELAAAEEHRSADHTRLSTLEQNFNDVTWSFDNGRPQIKSGDGRFTMAIRARFQADFAGFSQDSTHPAGFAGPRDLSTGAVMRRAYIGIEGKAYNDFAYELRLNAGGTNGGSAGAGGVPTAGEGDPLLNKAVISYTGIANTHVNVGVIEPSFMFEGTTSSASLIFLERPEIDNIAADSFGAGDSRRGIEVGWARSDALWAGDNLTGTIAFTGDKTGSTANHGAVTTDQPSDEKSQLLGRVTQRLWTDGLSNVVIGASGAHVFYSGDTSTAGVNNPNGGSQTINLQDRPEIRVDGTRLISTGGINAKTADMWALDFGANWENFFLGGEYTQFTLDRLTAAGSNVVKDHPTFSGWYVEGSWILTGETKSFTTSALNNETGGFQAPVASRPFSFSGDSWGAWELAVRYSDTDLNWNTAVTSGTHAGVAGGDERVVAVALNWYLNRNVRVMIDDNIVKVNKGILGNLHRDDQDLNIVGVRLQFAN
- the pstS gene encoding phosphate ABC transporter substrate-binding protein PstS, producing MKISRLITGAVAGLALAATAAVAAGSISGAGATFPYPIYAKWASLYKGVSGTGLNYQSIGSGGGIAQIKAKTVTFGATDAPLSKAQLDQAGLTQFPTVIGGVVPVINVRGVGNGQLVLDGKTLADIYAGKIARWSDPAIKRLNPGANLPDQAIAVVHRSDASGTSFIFTTFLSRVSGDWKSNVGAATSVDWPVGIGAKGNEGVAGNVAQAAGAIGYVEYAYAKQNHLNAIRMINKSGKTVSPTVDAFKAAAANADWAGAANNGFYIILVDQGGDASWPITATTYILVYKQPVDPAATAETLKFFKWAYANGDEAALGLDYVPLPQNAVQAIEASWKQVQGSGF
- a CDS encoding MarR family transcriptional regulator, producing the protein MTESFDRDLLIVLHDVARTLRTRFDQKARASHAMTRAQWVILSRLDRQPGMSQNELATICEVEPITVARLVDRLETRGLVERRNDPSDRRIRRLHLLPAAKPILETIAATREFMNQRITAGLDEKTRESLIDALLVIKENLANEALAEPTLIEAGE